In Mycolicibacterium gadium, the genomic window TGATTGCCCCGCTGACCGGCGTCGTCGTGGTGCTTGCCGGATGTGCGGCCGACGAGAACGCGGAGCCCGACGCCGCCGGACCGTGCGCAATCGTCGCCAACGGCACCCCGGCGCCCAAGGCCCCGGCCAGCTCGACCGTCACCACGTCCCGAAATATCTCCACCAATCCCGCAGTCGCGACCGGATACCGAAAGGACATGACCGCCGTCCGGACCAGCACCTACTCCGTGGCCACCGCCAATCCGCTCTCCACCCAAGCCGCATGTGAGGTTCTTCGCGACGGTGGCACGGCCGCCGACGCGCTGGTCGCCGCGCAGGCGGTGCTCGGTCTGGTCGAGCCGCAGTCGTCCGGCCTCGGCGGCGGCGGCTTCCTGCTGTACTACGACGCGGCGGCGGATTCGGTCCAGGCCTACGACGGCCGAGAGGTCGCACCGGCGGCGGCAACGGAGAACTACCTGCGCTGGATCTCCGACACCGACCGCACCGAACCCAAGCCCGATACCCGCGCATCCGGCCGTTCGATCGGGGTGCCTGGCATTGTGCTGCTTATGCAGGAGGTGCACGCCGAGCACGGGAAGACCGGTTGGCGCGACTTGTTCAGCCCTGCGGTCACCCTCGCCGACGACGGCTTCAAGATCAGCACGCGAATGGCGGCCGCCATCGCCGGCGCTGCCTCGCAACTGAAATTGGATCCGCAGGCGGCCGAATACTTCCTGAACCCTGACGGCAGCGCGAAGTCCGAAGGGACAGTCCTGACCAATCCCGCCTACGCAAAGACGTTGGGGGTCATCGCATCTGATCCGCAATCGTTTTACACCGGTGCGATCGCCGGCGATATCGCCGACGCGGTGGCCGACATCTCGGGCGGGCGCACCCCAGGCATGATGACCCGCGAAGACCTTGCCGGATACGCCGTCAAAATGCGCGAGGCGCTGTGTTCGCCATACCGCGGCAAGGTGATCTGCGGCATGCCGCCTCCCTCGTCCGGGGGCATCGCAGTCGCCTCCACGCTGGGCATCCTCGAACACTTCGCCATGGCGGGCCATAAGCCCACGGACATCGACCTCAACGGGGGCAGACCATCCGTGATGGGCGTCCACCTGATCTCCGAGGCGGAGCGGCTGGCCTACGCCGACCGGGACAAGTACGTGGCCGACACCGATTTCGTTCCGCTGCCCGGTGGCACGCCCAATACCTTGATCAACACTGACTACCTCGCGGGCCGCGCGGCACTGATCTCCGAGCAACGTTCGATGGGCACGGCGAAACCGGGAGAATTCGGCCCGCCGACGACCCCGGTGCCGCCGCCCCCGGAGCACGGAACAAGTCAGATCAGCATCATCGACGCGCGCGGAAACGCCGCATCGATGACCACGACGATCGAGTCGTCATTCGGCTCGTTCCACATGGTGGACGGCTTCATCCTCAACAACCAACTCACCGACTTCTCGGCCGAACCCACCGGACCCGACGGCGCTCCGGTCGCCAACCGAATCCAGCCCGGTAAGCGGCCGCGCAGCTCGATGGGACCCACGTTGGTCTTCGACGCGGCAGATCAGCCCGGAACGAGGGGTCCGCTATACGCGACGCTCGGATCGCCGGGCGGCTCGGTCATCATCCAGTTTGTGGTGAAAACCATTGTGGGAATGGTGGATTGGGGCCTGGACCCGCAGCAGGCGGTGTCCATGGTCGACTTCGGCGCGGCCAATACTCCGAAGACCAATGTCGGCGGTGAGCATCCCGTCATCGACACATCCGATAACGGCGACCACGACCCGCTCGTGGTCGGTCTGCGCAAACTCGGACATCAGGTCGACCTGGCCGATCAGACGAGCGGATTGTCCGCGATCATCCGCTACAACGACGGTTTCATTGGTGGCGCTGATCCTCGCCGTGAGGGGCTGGTGATGGGCGACACCAGATGACCGCCAAGGTCATCCGTTTCGCCGAGTCCGATTGGAGGGTCTTCGCCGCGATCCGGTTGCGGGCCCTGACCGACGCGCTCGGAGAGCAGGATCCGCAATACCAAAAGGAAGCCGGGTTCACCGCAGCGCAGTGGCGGCGACGGCTACGCAACCACGCGCAATTCGCGACGCTCGTCGACGGTCGCCCAGTCGGGTTGATCGCCGCACAGCAGGAGAATACGGACTCGGTGTATCTCTATTCGCTGTGGTTGGACCCGATCGTCCGTGGTCGGGGCCTGGCACGCCCGCTGGTGGCCGCAGCGGTGGACTGGGCGCGCAACGAAGGCGTCCAGACCATCACGCTGCGGGTCGCATCCGGCAATCTGGCGGCGCGCGCCGTTTACGAGAGCCTGGGTTTCAGGTTTGTCGCCGCGTCCGACAACGCCACAGCCCGAGACGAAGTCGCGATGACGCTCAGCGTGAGTTGATGCCCTTGTAGCGTGCGAGCAATTTACGAACGGTCTCCATCGCCTCGACTGCGCGTTCTTTGTCGACCGCCTGAATCGCCAGCACCGGAACGTACTCATCGTCTGGCAGATCCACCCGGGCCCAGCGAGCGCCGGGATGGAAGGACACGCCGACGACGTCCGCCCATCCAATCAGTCGATAGGTCAACAGGTTCCGTACCGCAATCCCCTGTGCACCAACCCGGACCCGCGGACGCGCGAACATCAGCACGAGCGCAGCGATGACGACACCGAGCAGAGCGATCGCCACTTGATCGGCAGTCTGGAAGATCACACCGGTCGACGCGATCTTCAGCAGTGCTCCGACGGTGACGTGCGCCGCCAGGATGAGCGCTGCTGCGCCGTACGCGAAATATGGTGTCAGATGAGGCCGTATCTCGACATCCCAGTCGCTCATGATCGCGGCCGCCGCAGGTCACGCAGCGTCATCGCGGTGGATATCGCCGCCGCTGCCGCCTGCGCACCCTTGTCCTCGGCCGAATCGGGCAGCCCGGCGCGATCCAGGGCCTGCTCCTCAGTGTTGGTGGTGAGCACGCCGTTGGCGACGGGGGTCGAAGCATCCAACGACACCCGGGTCAGACCCTGTGTGACTGCGTCGCAGACGTAGTCGAAGTGCGGTGTTTGCCCGCGGATCACGACGCCCAGCGCTACCACGGCATCGTGAGTGGCCGCCAATGCCTGTGCGACGACGGGGATTTCGATGGCACCCAGGACACGTACGACCGTCGGGTCGCTGATTCCGGCATCTGTGGCGATCTTGCGCGCACCGTCGAGCAGTGCGTCGCAAATGGTTCCATGCCACGTGCTGGCGACAATGGCCAGCGTCAGACCCGAGGCGTCGAGCTGAGGCAGATCGGGAACGCCTGCGCCTCCGCTCAATTCAGGACTCCGTTCCGGCTACTCACAGCGCTCCGCCGAGATCGCGCTCGGGTGCGGTGCGGTCACGATCACCCAGCAGGTACACACCCTCTTCGTACGAGTCCATGGTCACGGCCTCGTGGTACTCATCCAAACCGATGAGGTCGTGGCCCATCCGGTCGCGTTTGGTCATCAAATAGCGGATGTTCTCCGCGTTGGCGCGAACCGGCAGCGGAACACGCTCGATGATGTGCAGCCCGTAGCCGTCGAGGCCGACACGCTTGGCCGGGTTGTTGGTCAGCAGCCGCATTGACCGGACCCCGAGATCGACGAGGATCTGAGCACCGATGCCGTAGTCGCGCGCGTCGGCAGGCAGGCCGAGTTTCAGGTTGGCGTCGACGGTGTCCTCGCCGGCGTCCTGCAGCTGGTAGGCCTGCAGCTTGTGCATCAGGCCGATGCCGCGGCCTTCGTGACCGCGCATGTACAGCACGATGCCGCGACCTTCGCGGGCCACCATCGCCAGCGCGGCGTCCAGCTGCGGACCGCAATCGCAGCGTCGGGACCCGAACACGTCACCGGTGAGACATTCCGAGTGCACCCGAACGAGCACATCGTGCCCGTCACCATGCGGTCCCGCGATGTCGCCGCGCACCAGCGCCACGTGCTCGACATCTTCGTAGATGCTGCTGTATCCGACCGCACGGAACTCGCCGTGCCGTGTCGGGATGCGCGCCTCGGCGATGCGCTCGATGTGCTTCTCGTGCTTGCGACGCCACTCGATGAGGTCGGCGATCGAGATGAGCGCCAAGTCGTGCTCGTCGGCGAAGACCCTCAGCTCATCGGTCTGCGCCATGGCACCTTCGTCCTTTTGGCTGACGATCTCGCAGATCGCCCCGGCGGGCTGCAGACCGGCGAGCCTGGCCAGGTCGACCGCGGCCTCGGTGTGACCCGGACGGCGCAGCACGCCACCGTCTTTCGCGCGCAGCGGCACGACGTGGCCGGGGCGGGTGAAGTCGTCGGCGATGCTGGTGGGGTCGGCGAGCAACCGCATGGTGGTCGCGCGGTCCGAAGCCGAAATACCGGTTCCGACACCCTTTTTCGCGTCGACGGTCACGGTGTACGCGGTGCCGTGCTTGTCCTGATTGACCGCGAACATGGGCAGCAGGCCCAGCTTGTCGCAGACCGCGCCGTCGAGCGGGACGCACAAATAGCCGGAGGTGTAGCGCACCATGAAGGCCACCAGCTCGGGAGTCGCCTTCTCGGCGGCGAAAATCAGATCGCCTTCATTCTCGCGATCCTCGTCGTCGATGACCACCACGGCCTTACCCGCGGCGATGTCGGCGACCGCCCGCTCCACGGTGTCAAGCCTCGTCACCACATCAGTATGAACCACCCAGGCCGAAGTCTTATTCTCGCGCCCCTGACCTGGGTTTTCGGTCAATCTCCCGAGCCGTCGATCAGGCCGTCTTTGGCATCCAGCAGCCGCTCGACATACTTGGCGATGATGTCGACCTCCAGGTTGACCGAGGTGCCGACGCCGGCCCGTCCCAACGTCGTCAGCTCGAGCGTGGTGGGAATGAGCGAGATCTCGAACCAGTCGTGTCCGACGGCGGAGACCGTCAGCGACACACCGTCGACGGTGATGGAGCCCTTCTCGACCACATATCTGCTGAGGGCCATCGGCAGCGCGATCCGCACGACCTCCCAATGCTGCGCGGGTGTACGCGCGATGACGTGACCCGTTCCGTCGACGTGGCCCTGCACGATATGACCCCCGAGGCGGCTGTTGACCGCCGCCGCGCGCTCCAGATTCACCCGGCTCCCCACGCCGACACCGCGCAGGCTGGATCTGGCCAGCGTCTCGCCCATGACATCGGCAGTGAACGCACCGTCGGAACGCACCTCGACGACGGTGAGGCACACGCCGTTCACCGCAATCGAGTCGCCGTGCCCGGCGTCCGAGGTCACGATGGGCCCGCGGATGGCGAACCTGGCGAAGTCGCCCAGGTCTTCCTTGCCGACGATTTCGCCCATTTCTTCGACGATTCCGGTGAACACGCCGCCAGACTAATCCCCCGTTGAAGAAAGTCCAGCTCATCGGCCACTTCTGAGCTCCCGCGCGCGCCCGGCCCCCGTCTGCTGGTGAGCCCACCCACTACGATGCACTCATGCCGACCCGCCTCTTGGCGATCTTCGCCGCGCTATTTACTTCCGTCGCTCTGCTCGCAGGGTGCTCAAGCTCCGAGGACAACTCGAACCTGCCCGACGCCGCGACGCTGCTGCAGCAGTCCGCCGAGACCACCAAGAGCCAGACGAGCGCTCATCTTCTACTCACCGTGCAGGGCGAGATCGCGGCCCTCCCGATCGAGTCGCTTGAAGGCGATCTGACCCTCAAGCCCGCCGTCGCCGCGGAGGGCAAGGCCAACCTTTCGTTCCTGGGCACCCGCCTCGAGGGCGTCGGCTTCGTCGTCGTCGACGGCACCTTGTATGCCGCCATCACGGCAGGCACCTACCAGGACTTCGGGCCCGCCGCCGATGTATACGACGTGTCGGCGCTCCTGTCTCCCGAGAAGGGTGTGGGCAACGTCATATCCAATTTCTCCGATCCCAAGGCCGAGGGCCGCGAGACCATCAACGGCGTCAAGACGGTTCGTGTGACCGGAAAGATCAGCGTCGACGCCGTGAACGCGATCGCGCCGCAGCTCGCGGTGACCGAGCCAATCCCCGGCACGGCATGGATCGCCGAAGAAGGCGACCACGAACTGGTTCAGGTCAAAATGGAGCCCGCCCAGGGCCAATCCGTCACGATCACGATCTCTGACTGGGGCAAGCCGGTCACCGTCAACAAGCCGACGGTCTGATGCAGGCCTCGACCGAAACCGCGCAGCCGGTGACCGCCGGTCGGCGCATCGCGATCAGCGCGGGCAGCCTAGCGGTGCTGCTCGGTGCTCTCGACACCTATGTCGTGATCACGATCATTCGCGACATCATGAACGATGTCGGCATCGCGGTGAACCAGATCCAGCGGGTGACACCGATCGTCACCGTGTACCTGCTCGGCTACATCGCGGCGATGCCGCTGCTGGGCCGGGCATCCGACCGGTTCGGTCGAAAGATGTTGTTGCAGGTCAGCCTTGCCGGTTTCGCCGTCGGCTCTGTTGTGACGGCGATGTCGACGGATCTCGACATTCTCGTCATCGGGCGGTTGATCCAGGGCATTGCCAGCGGTGCGCTGCTCCCGGTCACGCTGGCGCTCGCCGCCGACCTGTGGTCGAGCCGCAAACGTGCCGCGGTGCTCGGCGGCGTCGGCGCCGCCCAGGAACTCGGCAGTGTGCTCGGACCCATCTACGGCATCCTGCTGCTCTGGGCGTTCGGCCATTGGCAGTCGGTGTTCTGGGTCAATGTGCCGCTCGCGCTCGTCGCCATGGTGATGATCCACTTCAGCCTGCCTGCTCGTCAGAAACCCGAGAATCCCGAGAAGATCGACGTCGTCGGCGGTCTGCTTCTCGCGTTGACCCTGGGCCTGGCGACCTGGGGCCTCTACAACCCCGCCCCGGACGGCAAAGAGGTATTGCCGCGCAACGGTGTCATTTTGCTCATCGGCGCTCTCATCGCGGCCGTGGCGTTCTTCGTGTGGGAGCGGTTCGCAAAAACCCGGCTGATCGAGCCCGCAGGCGTGCACTTCCGGCCGTTCCTCGCGGCGCTGGGCGCCTCGCTGGTCGCGGGCGCCGCCCTGATGGTGACGCTCGTCAACGTCGAGTTGTTCGGTCAGGGAGTGCTCGACAAGGACCAGATCGAGGCCGCCCTGCTGCTGCTGCGGTTCCTTGTCGCGCTGCCGATCGGGGCTCTGCTCGGCGGCTGGATCGCCACCAAGCTCGGCGACCGGATCGTCGCGTGCGTCGGGCTGTTGATCGCCGCGGGTGGCTACTACCTGGTCTCGGGTTGGCCCGCGGACGTGCTCTCGGCCCGTCATGACCTCGGCTTCATCTCGCTGCCGATGCTGGACACCGATCTCGCGATCGCCGGCCTGGGGTTGGGTCTGGTGATCGGCCCGCTGACGTCGGCGACCCTGCGGGTGGTTCCCGCCGCTCAGCACGGCATCGCCTCGGCGGCCGTCGTGGTTGCCCGGATGATCGGCATGCTCATCGGTGTTGCGGCGCTGTCCGCATGGGGCCTGTACAAGTTCAATCAATACCTGCAGGAGCGCCTCGCGGCGTTGCCGCCCGCGGACGCCGACTCCCCGGGTGGCCTCATCGTCGCCGCGACCGCCCGAGTCAGCGAGGCATCCCGCCAGGCGTACGTCCTGCAGTACGGCGAAATTTTCAAGATCACGTGTCTGGTGTGCATCGTCGGGGCCGCCATCGCCCTGCTGATCAGCGGTCGTGACGAGCACGCTGACGAGCCCGAACCCGTCGAAGACGGTCCGCAGCGGGTGCGGGTCGGTTCACCAGCTGATGACAACCCGACTCAGGCGATCGAGACGCCGACACACCATATTTCGAGGCAGTCTGCGGATGACACGGCCCGCCTGGAACAACCCGGGGGCCATCGCCGACCCGAGTGAATCCGGGTCAACAGCGCTCGAGTCCCCTGCCCATCAGGGTGTGCTCGGGCAGTGAATGGGGCTCATCGCCCGACAGACCCCTGATCGCGTCCCGGATCAACGTCTTGAGGTTTCGGGGATCCATTGGCCGATCACAGAGCCAGTCCTGCAATGCAGTCATGCTCGTCGTCCTTCGCTCGTGCTCACCCGCGCAGCTCGTCGGTGAAAGCGCGATATCCGGCAGAAATCACAGCCGAACCAAATTGGCCGACTCTGGTACGAGTGTACCGACCTGAACGGCCCTGTTTGTTGCTCACCACGCCGGGTATGCGTGAAAAAGCGACGATCAAAGGACAACAATTCATGGCAACTTCACTGAATGGCAAGACTATTGCGTTCCTGGTCGCGCCCGAAGGCGTTGAGCAGGTCGAACTGACCGAACCGTGGAAGGCGGTTGAAGAGGCAGGCGGGACACCTGAACTCGTGTCGACCGAAGTCGGCAAGGTCCAAGGCTTCAACCATTTGACGCCGGCCGACACGTTCGAGGCGGACAAGGCTGCTGGCAGCGTGTCCGCGTCCGACTACGCCGCGCTGGTGCTGCCTGGCGGTGTCGCCAATCCCGACTTTCTACGCACGAACAGCGATGCCGTCGCCTTCGCCAAGGGCTTCTTCGACGAAGGAAAACCCGTCGCGGTCATCTGCCACGGGCCGTGGACGCTGATCGAGGCCGATGTGGTGCGCGGCCGCACGCTCACCTCATGGCCCAGCGTCAAAACGGACCTCGTCAACGCCGGCGCAAATTGGGTCGACGACGAAGTCGTCGAATGCTCGCGCGGCCCAAACACATTGGTTTCGAGTCGCAAACCCGATGACCTGCCCGCCTTCTGCGAGGCGTTGGTCGGGGCTGTTTCAAAGGTCACATCGTAGCCAAACCCGACCCGCGAACGTGCAACCGTCGGTAACGTCGCCAGCATGCTGATGGCCGCGCTGCGCGACATGCAGTGGCGACGACGGCGATTCGTCATCGCGATCCTGTCGACCGCGATCATCTTCGCGATGACACTCGTTCTCACCGGTCTGGCCAACGGGTTCCGCGTGGAGGCCGACAAGACCGTCGATTCTCTCGGCGTCGACCTTTTCATCGTCAAGGCCGGTGCGTCAGGTCCGTTCGTCGGGGCGACGCCGTATGCGCCGGTGGAGCTGCGCAGGATCGCTAACGCGCCCGGCGTGGAGGCAGCCGCACCCCTCGCCTATGCAGGCGGAACTGCCACGCTCGACGGTTCGACGCGAAATGTGGACATCTTCGGGGCGCCGGAGAACGGCCCCGGCATGCCAGCGGTCTCAGCGGGCCGACCGCCGTCGACACGGGACGAAGTGGCGGTTTCTTCCACGCTGGGCAAGGGCGTCGACGACGAGGTCGAAATCGCCTCGCGGAAGCTGCGCATCGTCGGCATCGTCGAGAACTCCACCGCGCTGGCGAATCTGCCTAACGTGTTCCTCACCACCGAGGGCGCCCAGCAACTGGTGTACGCGGGCGAACCCCTCGTCGCATCGATCGGTGTGCGCGGCACACTCGAGGAGGCGCCCCCCGGATACCGCGCAATCGACCGCGAGGGCGCCGTCGAAGATCTGCTTCGGCCGCTGAAGGTGGCCGTCAATTCGATCACGATCGTGGCCGTTCTGCTGTGGGTGGTCGCCGCGCTCGTAGTGGGTTCGGTGATCTATCTGTCGGCACTCGAGCGTCTCCGAGACTTCGCGGTGTTCAAGGCGATTGGGGTGCCCACCAAATCCATCGCGGCCGGGCTCGCGATGCAGGCGGTCATCGTTGCGCTGCTCGCTGCGCTCGTCGGCGCTGGGCTCTCCATGTTGCTAGGACCCTTGTTCCCTATGCAAGTAATCGTGCCCGGCGAGGCATTCGTCGCGTTGCCTGTCATCGCCATAGTCATCGGGTTGATCGCCAGCGCAACAGGTTTGCACCGGGCGGTCGCCGTGGACCCCGCCCTCGCGTTCGGAGGTCCCTGACTCTTGGGCGATCTCAGCATTCAGGACCTGGTGGTCGAATACGCCAGTGGCGCCGACACCGTCCGCCCCATCGACGGCTTCAATCTCGATGTGTCCGCCGGTTCGCTGGTGATTCTGATGGGCCCGAGCGGGTGCGGCAAGACGACGCTCCTGTCGTGTCTCGGCGGCATCTTGAAGCCGACTTCGGGCGCCATCAAGTTTGGCAACGTCGACGTGACATCGCTTGAAGGCCATGAGCTTTCGAATTACCGACGCGAAACCGTAGGCATCGTCTTTCAGGCGTTCAACCTCGTGCCCAGTCTCACCGCGCTCGAGAATGTCATGGTGCCGCTCCTCGCGGCGGGCCAACCGCGCCGGGTGGCCCACAAGCGCGCCGGACAACTGCTTGCGCGCGTCGGCCTGGAGGAGCGGATGTCTCATCGTCCGGGTGATCTCAGCGGGGGCCAACAGCAGCGAGTGGCGGTCGCACGTGCGATAGCTCTCGATCCGCCGCTGATACTGGCTGACGAACCCACCGCACACCTGGACTTCATTCAGGTGGAGGAGGTACTGCGGCTCATCCGCGAACTGGCCAGCGGCGACCGGATGGTCGTCGTCGCGACCCATGACAGCCGGATTCTGCCGCTGGCCGATCGCGTCGTCGAACTCGTTCCGGATTTCGCGTCGACGGACCGCGCCCCCGACACCATCGAGTTGGAGGCCGGCGACGTGCTCTTCGAGCAGGGCACTATGGGCGAACTGATCTACGTCGTCTCCGAGGGTGAGCTCGAGATCGTCCGCGAGTTGGCCAGCGGTGGTGAGGAATTGCAGAAGCTGGCCAAGCGCGGCGACTACCTCGGCGAGATCGGGCCGGTGTTCCACCTGCCCCGCTCGGCGACGGTGCGGGCGCGCACCGACGCGACGGTCATCGGCTATACCGTGCGCGCCTTCCGCGAGCGCCTTGGCCTCGGCGGTGTGCGCGATCTGATCGAGCACCGACCGCTGAACACCGATCCCGATTCCGAACCTGAAGCCGACTAATTCGGCACCAGGCTGAGTAGCACGTCGGGCCCTATCGACTCGACACTGTCGAACCGCCAGCGCTGCGCGTGCGCGATCGACAGCACGCCGACGTCATCGATGGCGGTGATCGGGCCGCCCAAGAGAATGGGGCCGATGTAGGCCAGGATGCGGTTGATCACGCCGGCGCGCAGAAACGCGCCCGCCAAAGTCGGTCCGCCCTCCAGCAGCACATCCGTCCGGTCCGACAGCGCCTTGATGACCTCGTGCGGATCTCGGGTCCTGATCACCATCGTCCGCGAGTCGTCATTCAGAACCCTTGCTTCAGAGGATATTTCGCGTTCCCCCACCACCACGCGTAACGGCTGGCGTTCCGCCAGGGTGCCGTCCGGCAACCGCGCGGTCAGCAGCGGGTCGTCCACGAACACCGTACCGGTGCCGACGAGCACCGCGTCGGCCACAGCGCGTCTGCGGTGCACGTCGGCGCGCGCTGCCTCGCTGGTGATCCACTGACTGGAGCCGTCCGCCGCGGCGCTTCGACCGTCGACACTGGTGGCGAATTTCCATGTCACGTGCGGCTGCCCGGTGCGCTGTTTGTGTAACCACTCCCGCAACGGTCCACCGGCGACGTGATCAGCCAGCACGCCCGCGGTCACGTCGAGTCCGATGTCGGCCAGCCGCGACGCCCCGCCCGCCGCTACCGGGTTCGGATCCGCGACGGCGTATGCCACCGCCGAAACACCGGCCGCGACAAGCGCATCCACGCAGGGCGGAGTGCGGCCATGGTGGTTACACGGTTCCAGCGTCACCACCGCCGTGCCGCCGACGGCGCGCTCCCCCGCCCTGCGCAGCGCGAGCACTTCGGCGTGCGGGCCTCCCGGCGGCTCGGTCGCCCCGACACCGGCGACGTCGTTGTCGCTGTCCAGGATCACCGCGCCCACCGGCGGATTGGGATATGTCGCGCCCTTGACGCGGTTCGATTGTTCGATCGCCAGCCGCATCGCGGCCTCGAGGTTCATAGCTGAAGATGGGTGGATGCGTCTGCCGCCCGGCGGCGCAACGACTCCACAGCGACGGCGGGGTCCGCCGCGCTGTAGACGGCCGAGCCGGCCACGAAGCAGTCCACTCCGGCCAGCGCCGCCTCTTCGATGGTGTCAGCGTTGATGCCGCCGTCGATCTCGACCACGATCGTCAGCTCCCCTGCGTCGACGAGTCGGCGAATGGTGCCGACTTTCGGCAGTACCTCGGGGATGAACTTCTGGCCACCGAATCCCGGCTCGACGGACATGATCAGCACGGTGTCGAACTCCCGCAGGATCTCCAGATACGGCTCGATCGGCGTGCCGGGTTTGACGGATAGCCCGGCCTTCGCGCCCGCGGCGCGAATGTCGCGTGCCACGCCGACCGGGTTGTCAGTCGCCT contains:
- a CDS encoding ABC transporter ATP-binding protein, with the protein product MGDLSIQDLVVEYASGADTVRPIDGFNLDVSAGSLVILMGPSGCGKTTLLSCLGGILKPTSGAIKFGNVDVTSLEGHELSNYRRETVGIVFQAFNLVPSLTALENVMVPLLAAGQPRRVAHKRAGQLLARVGLEERMSHRPGDLSGGQQQRVAVARAIALDPPLILADEPTAHLDFIQVEEVLRLIRELASGDRMVVVATHDSRILPLADRVVELVPDFASTDRAPDTIELEAGDVLFEQGTMGELIYVVSEGELEIVRELASGGEELQKLAKRGDYLGEIGPVFHLPRSATVRARTDATVIGYTVRAFRERLGLGGVRDLIEHRPLNTDPDSEPEAD
- the ribD gene encoding bifunctional diaminohydroxyphosphoribosylaminopyrimidine deaminase/5-amino-6-(5-phosphoribosylamino)uracil reductase RibD — its product is MNLEAAMRLAIEQSNRVKGATYPNPPVGAVILDSDNDVAGVGATEPPGGPHAEVLALRRAGERAVGGTAVVTLEPCNHHGRTPPCVDALVAAGVSAVAYAVADPNPVAAGGASRLADIGLDVTAGVLADHVAGGPLREWLHKQRTGQPHVTWKFATSVDGRSAAADGSSQWITSEAARADVHRRRAVADAVLVGTGTVFVDDPLLTARLPDGTLAERQPLRVVVGEREISSEARVLNDDSRTMVIRTRDPHEVIKALSDRTDVLLEGGPTLAGAFLRAGVINRILAYIGPILLGGPITAIDDVGVLSIAHAQRWRFDSVESIGPDVLLSLVPN
- the rpe gene encoding ribulose-phosphate 3-epimerase, producing the protein MPKPLIAPSILAADFAELGDEAAAVAGADWLHVDVMDNHFVPNLTIGLPVVEALLKRTDIPMDCHLMIENPERWAPPYAEAGAYNVTFHAEATDNPVGVARDIRAAGAKAGLSVKPGTPIEPYLEILREFDTVLIMSVEPGFGGQKFIPEVLPKVGTIRRLVDAGELTIVVEIDGGINADTIEEAALAGVDCFVAGSAVYSAADPAVAVESLRRRAADASTHLQL